A portion of the Cryptomeria japonica chromosome 5, Sugi_1.0, whole genome shotgun sequence genome contains these proteins:
- the LOC131063715 gene encoding SKP1-like protein 11, which yields MVAMESVVLKNFIDTYTDTGMEPLRFPILYGNIKSRKVLEMVLDHCKFHAHAKSNTISEEDVKIWDTQFVERALSADKNQATFCHILLAANFLEIRDLFDLLCKASADFLEHKSVEEMRQMLKIENDFSEEEEEAIMRQTERAYA from the coding sequence ATGGTTGCAATGGAATCAGTGGTCCTAAAGAATTTTATAGACACATACACAGACACAGGAATGGAGCCTCTGAGATTTCCTATTCTTTATGGTAATATCAAAAGCAGAAAAGTGCTGGAGATGGTATTAGACCACTGTAAATTCCATGCTCATGCAAAATCCAACACTATATCAGAAGAGGATGTGAAGATATGGGATACACAATTCGTTGAAAGAGCTCTTTCTGCAGATAAAAATCAGGCGACATTCTGCCACATTCTTTTGGCTGCGAATTTTCTTGAAATTAGAGATCTATTTGATTTGTTATGTAAGGCATCTGCAGATTTTCTGGAACACAAAAGTGTTGAAGAAATGCGCCAAATGCTTAAGATAGAGAACGATTTtagtgaggaagaagaggaggcaaTCATGCGACAGACAGAACGGGCATACGCATAA